A single genomic interval of Mucilaginibacter robiniae harbors:
- a CDS encoding sodium:solute symporter — translation MSLIDWIVLAVTLLTIILYGLWKSRGNKNIDQYLAGGRSLPWYNVGLSVMATQASAITFLSAPGQAYSDGMRFVQFYFGLPLAMIVLCTTFVPIFHRLKVYTAYEYLEQRFDLKTRALTAVLFLLQRGLSTGITIYAPSIILATILQLNLVYTTFFIGLLVIIYTVYGGSKAVSYTQMLQMSIIFSGMFLAGLLVVMLLPGGVKFGHALHLAGKLGRMNVIDWKFSPKNQYNIWSGLIGGFFLQLSYFGTDQSQVGRYLTGSSVGQSRLGLIMNGLIKIPMQFLILLIGVLVFAFYQFNRPPMFFNQYEVQQIKQSRYATQYQQLEKEYDTAFAVKKIKAEALVSAMDSKNQNVINTASQDLKAAEAQTDTLRKQGMALMQQNSEKANTNDTNYIFLTFVTHYLPRGLVGLLIAIVFLASMGSTASALNSLASTTVVDVYKRIINPQASEQSYLNASRLATVFWGVVCIGMALYAGHLGNLLEGVNKLSSYVYGTVLGVFVVAFYLKKIGGRAVFIAAIITEAIVILCGWKEWIAYLWLNALGCILVVMLAALLEIVLPKRVVT, via the coding sequence ATGAGCCTGATTGATTGGATTGTTTTAGCCGTTACCTTACTCACCATTATTCTGTACGGGCTCTGGAAAAGCCGCGGCAATAAAAACATTGATCAATATCTTGCCGGGGGGCGCTCATTACCCTGGTATAACGTTGGTTTATCGGTAATGGCTACACAAGCCAGCGCCATCACCTTCCTTTCGGCACCCGGGCAGGCTTATAGTGACGGGATGCGCTTTGTACAGTTTTACTTTGGCTTGCCGCTGGCCATGATTGTACTGTGCACCACCTTTGTGCCTATTTTTCATCGTCTTAAGGTTTATACCGCATATGAGTATCTGGAACAGCGTTTTGATTTAAAAACGCGGGCGTTAACCGCTGTTTTGTTTCTGCTGCAACGCGGCTTATCAACCGGGATTACTATTTATGCACCTTCCATTATTTTGGCTACTATACTACAGCTCAATTTGGTTTATACCACGTTTTTCATTGGGCTTTTAGTTATCATTTATACGGTTTATGGCGGCAGTAAGGCAGTATCATATACACAGATGCTGCAAATGAGCATTATATTTTCGGGTATGTTTCTGGCCGGGTTACTGGTGGTTATGCTACTGCCTGGTGGCGTGAAGTTTGGTCATGCGCTGCATTTGGCTGGCAAGCTGGGCCGCATGAATGTGATTGACTGGAAGTTCAGCCCCAAAAATCAATATAATATCTGGAGCGGATTGATTGGTGGCTTCTTTTTGCAATTATCGTATTTCGGTACCGACCAAAGCCAGGTTGGTCGTTACTTAACCGGTAGTTCGGTAGGGCAGAGCCGGCTGGGGTTAATCATGAATGGTCTGATTAAAATACCCATGCAGTTTTTGATACTGCTGATTGGTGTGTTGGTATTTGCTTTTTATCAGTTTAACCGACCTCCTATGTTCTTTAACCAGTATGAGGTACAGCAGATCAAGCAAAGCCGTTATGCTACGCAGTACCAACAACTAGAAAAAGAATATGACACGGCATTTGCGGTAAAGAAGATTAAAGCAGAAGCGCTGGTGAGTGCTATGGATTCTAAGAACCAAAATGTTATTAATACAGCCAGTCAGGATTTAAAAGCAGCCGAAGCACAAACCGATACTTTGCGTAAGCAGGGTATGGCCTTAATGCAGCAAAACAGTGAAAAGGCTAATACCAACGATACTAACTACATCTTCTTAACCTTTGTAACACACTACCTGCCTCGCGGATTGGTGGGATTATTAATCGCTATTGTTTTTCTGGCATCCATGGGATCAACAGCCAGTGCTTTGAACTCATTAGCTTCTACTACGGTTGTTGATGTTTATAAACGGATTATTAACCCACAGGCTTCGGAACAAAGCTATTTGAACGCTTCCAGGCTGGCTACGGTTTTTTGGGGTGTGGTGTGTATTGGCATGGCTTTATACGCAGGCCATTTAGGTAACTTGCTGGAAGGCGTCAATAAATTAAGCTCGTATGTTTACGGTACGGTGCTGGGCGTATTCGTAGTAGCTTTCTATTTAAAAAAGATAGGCGGTCGTGCTGTATTTATAGCTGCTATCATTACCGAAGCTATAGTAATACTATGCGGATGGAAAGAATGGATAGCCTACCTATGGTTGAATGCCTTAGGCTGTATATTGGTAGTTATGCTGGCAGCCTTATTAGAGATAGTACTTCCTAAACGGGTAGTAACATAA
- a CDS encoding NADP-dependent glyceraldehyde-3-phosphate dehydrogenase: MSFKDELNSLFVDESQIPEEYRIEPIHQREYLVNGEMRTWDGDVSEVSSPICVPTPEGLQRKVIGSYPLGTEKEAMEALDAAIAAYDNGRGEWPTMGVADRIKCLQTFVYKMSEQRELVIKLIMWEIGKSLADSTKEFDRTIEYINLTIDALKEIDRESSRFTMAEGVVAQIRRSPLGVVLCMGPFNYPLNETFTTLIPAIIMGNTVLFKPPKHGTLLHYPLLRAFQESFPKGVVNTVYGRGANVTPGLMATGKINVLAFIGSSKVANDLKKRHPKINRLRAVLSLDAKNAAIVTKSADLSIAVNECILGALSYNGQRCTAIKIIHVHKDVADEFLKLLSEGVAKLKFGLPWLKGVNLTPVAEPGKPAYLEECITDAKANGAQVVNENGGENVASFVYPAIVYPVNDKMKLYREEQFGPVIPVIPFESIEEPIQYQIDSPHGMQVSIFSNDPIETAQLIDPFVNLVSRVNINAQCQRGPDVFPFTGRKDSAEGTLSVNDALRSFSIRSLVATKLNDANKELLNEIVHDHDSNFLSTDYIF, translated from the coding sequence ATGAGTTTTAAAGACGAACTGAACAGTCTGTTTGTTGATGAAAGCCAGATACCGGAAGAATACCGGATTGAGCCTATTCATCAACGCGAGTACCTCGTGAACGGGGAAATGCGGACCTGGGATGGCGATGTAAGTGAGGTGTCATCACCTATTTGCGTACCTACCCCCGAAGGCTTGCAGCGTAAGGTTATTGGCAGCTACCCGCTAGGTACCGAAAAGGAAGCCATGGAAGCCTTGGATGCTGCTATAGCAGCTTATGACAATGGCCGTGGCGAATGGCCTACCATGGGCGTAGCCGACCGCATTAAATGTCTGCAAACCTTTGTGTACAAAATGAGCGAGCAGCGCGAACTGGTGATTAAGCTAATTATGTGGGAAATTGGTAAGTCGCTTGCTGATTCTACTAAGGAGTTTGACCGTACCATCGAATATATTAACCTGACTATTGATGCCCTGAAGGAAATTGACCGTGAATCGTCACGTTTCACAATGGCCGAAGGTGTAGTAGCGCAGATACGTCGTTCACCATTGGGTGTGGTGTTGTGTATGGGACCGTTCAACTATCCATTGAACGAAACCTTTACCACCTTGATTCCTGCTATTATCATGGGGAACACGGTACTTTTCAAACCACCAAAGCATGGTACTTTATTACACTACCCTTTACTGCGTGCTTTCCAGGAATCGTTCCCGAAAGGTGTGGTAAATACCGTTTACGGTCGTGGTGCTAATGTAACACCAGGGTTGATGGCTACCGGCAAAATTAACGTACTGGCCTTCATTGGTTCCAGCAAGGTAGCTAACGATTTGAAAAAACGTCACCCTAAAATTAACCGCCTGCGTGCAGTGTTAAGCCTGGATGCCAAAAATGCTGCTATTGTTACCAAAAGCGCTGATTTGAGCATTGCAGTAAACGAATGTATTTTGGGTGCTTTATCTTACAATGGACAACGTTGTACGGCTATAAAAATCATCCATGTACATAAAGATGTTGCTGATGAGTTTTTGAAGTTGTTAAGTGAAGGTGTAGCCAAATTGAAATTTGGTTTGCCTTGGCTGAAAGGGGTAAACCTGACCCCGGTAGCCGAACCCGGCAAACCTGCCTACCTGGAAGAATGTATCACAGATGCGAAAGCTAATGGTGCCCAGGTAGTTAATGAGAACGGTGGTGAAAACGTAGCTTCATTCGTGTATCCGGCTATAGTTTATCCGGTGAATGATAAGATGAAACTGTACCGCGAAGAACAGTTTGGTCCGGTTATCCCGGTGATTCCTTTCGAAAGTATCGAGGAGCCTATTCAATACCAGATTGATTCGCCGCACGGTATGCAGGTAAGTATTTTCAGTAACGACCCTATTGAAACTGCCCAACTGATTGATCCGTTCGTGAACCTGGTAAGCCGTGTAAATATCAACGCTCAGTGCCAACGTGGTCCGGACGTGTTTCCATTTACTGGCCGTAAAGATAGTGCTGAAGGAACCCTGTCAGTAAATGATGCATTACGTTCATTCTCTATCCGCTCGTTAGTAGCTACCAAGCTGAACGATGCCAACAAAGAGTTGTTAAATGAAATTGTGCACGATCATGATTCTAATTTCCTGAGCACAGATTACATTTTCTAG
- a CDS encoding MFS transporter, with amino-acid sequence MEKSSIGKYRWVIVTLLLFSTTINYMDRQVIGYVKEFFCMPVAKGGFGWTDTDYSDVTSAFTAFYATVTILAGYIIDKIGTKLGLALSLIIWSIFGILNAFVGGSVAVHAFVRSLFGIGEAGNFPASIKTVAEWFPKKERALATGIFNSGANLGAMVTSLFVPWCLVYFGYQQGWKLAYIITGVVGFIWLFFWFAIYTTPAKSKKLGQEEFDFIHSDDVAVHAAASEDVAVKEVNTSVPWKKLFGYRQTWAFFTGKFVTDGVWWFLLFWLPDYLKKQFGFTGHSVMLPTFIVYGIAIIGSVFGGSIPLFFINRGMEVYKARMTAMLIIALFPLVLISTQYFGDKAIFGDSAATLAIAVICIGAAAHQAWSANLFSTVSDMFPKKAIGSVVGIGGMAGGIGGVLIQQMAGRLNTHYAATPQTAYLIMFVFCAVAYIIPWTIMKILVPRFRPITDL; translated from the coding sequence ATGGAAAAATCCAGCATCGGAAAGTACAGATGGGTAATTGTTACCCTGCTGCTATTTTCAACCACTATCAACTACATGGATCGCCAGGTAATCGGCTACGTGAAAGAATTTTTCTGTATGCCCGTTGCCAAGGGGGGCTTTGGATGGACTGATACCGACTACAGTGATGTAACCTCCGCATTTACCGCTTTTTATGCAACGGTAACTATATTGGCCGGATACATTATTGATAAAATTGGTACCAAGCTGGGTTTGGCTTTATCGCTCATCATCTGGTCAATATTTGGTATACTTAATGCTTTTGTAGGGGGTAGCGTGGCCGTACATGCTTTTGTACGCAGTTTATTTGGTATTGGTGAGGCAGGTAACTTTCCGGCATCTATTAAAACCGTAGCCGAGTGGTTCCCGAAAAAGGAGCGTGCTTTAGCAACAGGTATATTTAATAGTGGAGCAAACCTGGGTGCTATGGTTACTTCGTTGTTTGTGCCTTGGTGCTTAGTATATTTTGGTTATCAGCAAGGCTGGAAGCTGGCTTACATTATTACGGGTGTAGTGGGCTTTATATGGCTGTTCTTTTGGTTTGCTATTTATACCACGCCTGCTAAAAGTAAAAAGTTAGGGCAAGAAGAATTCGATTTCATTCATAGTGATGATGTAGCTGTACATGCAGCGGCATCGGAAGATGTGGCTGTAAAAGAAGTAAATACCAGTGTGCCCTGGAAAAAGCTGTTTGGTTACCGCCAAACCTGGGCTTTTTTTACCGGCAAGTTTGTAACCGATGGCGTGTGGTGGTTTTTGCTGTTCTGGCTGCCTGATTACTTGAAAAAGCAATTTGGCTTTACCGGACATTCAGTAATGCTGCCTACCTTTATTGTGTATGGTATTGCTATTATCGGTAGTGTATTTGGCGGTAGTATTCCACTCTTCTTCATTAACCGGGGTATGGAAGTATATAAAGCGCGCATGACAGCCATGCTGATTATTGCTTTGTTCCCTTTAGTTTTAATATCAACCCAATATTTTGGCGATAAAGCCATATTTGGCGATTCGGCAGCTACGTTGGCTATAGCAGTAATCTGTATTGGTGCTGCGGCACACCAGGCATGGTCGGCCAATTTGTTCTCTACCGTGTCCGATATGTTTCCTAAAAAAGCCATCGGTTCGGTAGTTGGTATTGGTGGTATGGCCGGTGGTATAGGCGGGGTGCTAATCCAGCAAATGGCAGGCAGACTGAATACGCACTATGCTGCTACACCGCAAACCGCTTACCTGATTATGTTTGTATTCTGTGCGGTAGCCTACATTATCCCATGGACAATTATGAAAATTTTAGTGCCTCGTTTCAGACCTATCACCGATTTGTAA
- a CDS encoding bifunctional 4-hydroxy-2-oxoglutarate aldolase/2-dehydro-3-deoxy-phosphogluconate aldolase, which yields MKSKQEVLDSILTQGMLPLFFYENAEVSLEVTRTLYKAGVRVFEYTNRGKAALENFKQLKELQQAEMPDLHLGIGTIKSINEADAFITAGADFIVSPIVNPEVARMAHDQHMLWIPGCMTPTEIYTAQCNDAALIKLFPANILGPAFLSSIKELFPGQLFMPTGGVELEAENIATWFKAGVCAVGMGSKLVSKKVLEDKLYDQLFNDTQKAIELVQTSR from the coding sequence ATGAAAAGCAAACAAGAAGTTTTAGATAGTATTTTAACCCAGGGCATGTTGCCGCTGTTCTTTTATGAAAATGCAGAAGTAAGCCTGGAAGTTACGCGTACCCTATACAAAGCGGGTGTACGTGTATTTGAATATACCAACCGTGGTAAAGCCGCGCTGGAAAATTTCAAACAACTGAAAGAATTACAACAGGCCGAAATGCCTGATTTGCATTTGGGTATTGGCACCATAAAATCAATTAATGAGGCAGATGCTTTTATTACTGCAGGTGCTGATTTTATTGTGTCGCCTATTGTGAACCCGGAGGTAGCCCGTATGGCGCACGATCAGCACATGCTATGGATACCTGGCTGCATGACGCCTACCGAAATCTACACTGCTCAATGCAATGATGCCGCTTTAATTAAGCTATTCCCGGCCAATATTTTAGGTCCGGCGTTTTTAAGCTCTATTAAAGAGTTGTTTCCTGGCCAATTATTTATGCCAACCGGCGGGGTAGAACTGGAAGCTGAAAACATAGCTACCTGGTTTAAGGCTGGGGTATGTGCAGTAGGGATGGGGAGCAAACTTGTCAGCAAAAAAGTGCTGGAAGACAAACTATACGATCAGTTATTTAATGACACACAAAAGGCTATTGAGTTAGTTCAAACCAGCCGGTAA
- a CDS encoding sugar kinase produces the protein MSELLEKNYSTGSVLSFGELLLRITPDADGEWLRDNSLPVFVGGAELNVATALALWDVPTRYFTALPQNGMSAQVIEFLKDKDIDTSSILYHGKRIGLYFLTKGQDLKHDALIYDRAHSAFADLTTGLIDWDKVLDGITWFHFSAICPAISQNVADVCKEALEAASRKGITISVDLNHRAKLWQYGKTPQDVMTGLLPYCDVVMGNVWAADTMLGIPVIPDIHESGQKSVYLKEAQNTSQAIMQQYPKCKAVANTFRFDANNTNVKYYTVLYTDEKLYQSGEYEAEHIVDKVGSGDCYMAGLIYGFYNQYTPQQTIDFATAAAFTKLFVNSDATNKSVDEIEKAIKP, from the coding sequence ATGAGTGAATTGCTAGAAAAAAATTACAGCACTGGTTCGGTTTTATCTTTTGGCGAACTGCTGTTGCGTATTACACCTGATGCCGACGGCGAATGGTTGCGAGACAACTCGTTGCCTGTTTTTGTAGGCGGTGCCGAATTGAATGTAGCTACGGCGTTGGCTTTATGGGATGTGCCAACCCGTTACTTTACGGCATTGCCGCAAAATGGCATGTCGGCTCAGGTTATTGAATTTTTGAAGGATAAGGATATTGATACCTCATCCATTCTGTACCATGGAAAGCGCATTGGTTTGTACTTTTTAACCAAAGGGCAGGATTTAAAACATGATGCCTTGATTTACGACCGTGCCCATTCGGCCTTTGCCGACCTGACTACCGGCTTGATTGATTGGGATAAAGTGCTTGACGGTATTACCTGGTTCCACTTTAGCGCTATTTGCCCAGCCATCAGCCAAAATGTGGCTGATGTGTGTAAAGAAGCATTGGAGGCAGCCTCACGTAAGGGTATTACTATCTCGGTTGATTTAAATCATCGCGCTAAGTTATGGCAGTACGGCAAAACGCCACAGGATGTAATGACCGGCTTGCTGCCTTATTGTGACGTGGTAATGGGTAACGTCTGGGCGGCCGATACCATGCTGGGCATTCCGGTAATACCGGATATTCATGAGTCGGGGCAAAAAAGCGTGTACTTGAAAGAGGCGCAAAATACCTCGCAGGCTATTATGCAGCAATACCCGAAGTGTAAAGCAGTAGCTAACACCTTTAGGTTTGATGCCAATAACACCAACGTTAAGTACTATACGGTTTTATACACCGATGAAAAACTGTACCAATCGGGTGAGTACGAAGCCGAGCATATTGTAGATAAAGTAGGTAGCGGCGATTGCTACATGGCCGGTTTAATATACGGCTTCTACAACCAGTACACCCCGCAACAAACTATTGATTTTGCCACTGCTGCTGCTTTTACCAAATTATTTGTAAACAGCGATGCCACCAACAAAAGCGTGGACGAAATTGAAAAAGCTATTAAACCATGA
- the uxaC gene encoding glucuronate isomerase: MKNFLDENFLLQTATAQRLYHEYAKGLPIIDYHCHLPPDQIAQNLNFKNITQVWLYGDHYKWRAMRTNGVNEDYITGSKTDYEKFEKWAETVPYTLRNPLYHWTHLELQRYFDVHDLLTPDTSQKIYDDCTAKLQTPEYSVQGLIKKMNVETICTTDDPLDNLQYHQQLKQSGAAIKVLPAYRPDKAMNADDTVALNAYIDKLAEVTNTSIDNIDNYLQALKSRHDFFAENGCSVSDHGLEQIYAEDYTDDEIRTIFNKIRAGETLLPGEILKFKSAMLFHFAVWDHEKGWVQQYHLGALRNNNTRLLTKLGPDTGFDSIGDFSQGRALSKFLNKLDTEDKLAKTIIYNLNPADNELMATMIGNFNDGSVAGKVQFGSAWWFLDQKDGMTKQINALSNMGLLSRFIGMLTDSRSFLSFPRHEYFRRLVCNLFGEDIENGELPNDIEWTGKIIQDICYYNAKNYFTF, translated from the coding sequence ATGAAAAACTTTTTAGATGAGAATTTTTTGCTGCAAACAGCAACTGCTCAACGTTTGTACCATGAGTACGCTAAGGGTTTACCAATAATTGATTACCACTGCCATTTGCCGCCCGATCAGATTGCGCAAAACCTGAACTTTAAAAATATTACCCAGGTTTGGCTTTACGGCGACCATTATAAATGGCGGGCCATGCGCACCAACGGCGTAAATGAAGATTACATAACCGGCAGCAAAACCGATTATGAAAAATTTGAAAAGTGGGCCGAAACCGTACCTTATACCTTAAGAAACCCACTATACCATTGGACGCACCTGGAATTGCAACGCTATTTTGATGTGCATGATTTGCTAACGCCTGATACTTCTCAAAAAATATATGATGATTGTACGGCCAAGTTGCAAACCCCTGAATATTCCGTTCAAGGCTTAATTAAAAAGATGAATGTGGAAACCATCTGTACTACAGATGATCCGCTGGATAATTTGCAATATCATCAGCAACTTAAGCAAAGTGGCGCAGCTATAAAAGTGCTGCCGGCTTATCGTCCTGATAAGGCCATGAATGCCGATGATACTGTTGCCTTGAATGCTTACATAGATAAACTGGCCGAAGTAACCAATACTTCGATTGATAATATAGACAACTATTTGCAAGCTTTAAAAAGCCGTCACGACTTTTTTGCAGAAAACGGCTGCTCAGTATCTGACCACGGCTTGGAGCAAATTTATGCGGAAGATTATACAGATGATGAAATCAGAACCATCTTCAACAAAATACGTGCAGGCGAAACTTTGCTGCCGGGCGAAATTTTGAAGTTTAAATCAGCTATGTTGTTTCATTTTGCCGTTTGGGATCATGAAAAAGGATGGGTTCAACAATATCACTTGGGTGCTTTGCGCAACAACAATACCCGCTTGCTTACTAAACTAGGTCCTGATACAGGCTTTGACTCTATTGGTGATTTTAGCCAAGGCAGAGCTTTATCCAAATTTCTGAATAAACTGGATACCGAAGATAAATTAGCTAAAACCATCATCTACAACCTGAACCCGGCCGATAATGAGTTGATGGCTACCATGATCGGTAACTTCAATGATGGCTCAGTAGCTGGTAAGGTACAGTTTGGTTCGGCCTGGTGGTTTTTGGATCAGAAAGATGGCATGACCAAGCAAATCAATGCCTTATCCAACATGGGCTTATTGAGCCGCTTTATCGGTATGCTTACCGATTCGCGCAGCTTCCTGTCGTTCCCTCGCCATGAATATTTCCGCCGCTTGGTATGTAACTTGTTTGGTGAAGATATTGAAAATGGTGAGCTACCTAATGACATTGAATGGACTGGCAAAATCATTCAGGATATTTGCTACTATAACGCTAAAAATTATTTCACCTTTTAA
- a CDS encoding DUF6515 family protein: protein MKKLFQYSGHLLLTGALVTLLHTGADAQRGFHGGGGFRSGFGGGFRGGFGGSIHLGGYGGGYRVLGYPRIGFSIGVLPFGYYPFFIGANQYYYADGIFYRPYGDGNYQVVTPPVGAEIPKLPSNASSIVIDGQQYYEVNGVYYKPRQTNDGKTVYVVAGKDGVLDTTVNNDNMSNNAGNMLRLGDIVDELPADCSKIKLNGKTYFVSPEGIHFEEIKDDNNNTAYRVVGLPDEDDNSEQPSN, encoded by the coding sequence ATGAAAAAGTTATTTCAATATTCAGGTCACTTATTGTTAACCGGTGCGCTGGTTACCTTATTACATACAGGTGCTGATGCACAACGTGGTTTTCATGGCGGCGGTGGTTTCCGTAGCGGCTTCGGCGGAGGTTTTCGTGGGGGCTTTGGCGGCAGCATACATCTTGGCGGATACGGTGGCGGCTATCGCGTTTTAGGCTATCCGCGTATTGGCTTCAGCATTGGTGTATTGCCATTTGGCTATTATCCGTTTTTTATCGGCGCTAACCAGTACTATTATGCTGATGGTATTTTTTATCGTCCTTATGGTGATGGTAACTACCAAGTAGTAACACCACCGGTAGGTGCCGAAATCCCGAAACTGCCTTCGAATGCCAGTTCAATTGTTATTGACGGGCAACAGTATTATGAAGTGAACGGTGTTTACTACAAACCCCGCCAAACCAATGATGGCAAAACGGTTTATGTAGTAGCCGGTAAAGATGGCGTTTTAGATACTACGGTTAATAATGATAACATGAGCAACAACGCCGGCAACATGCTACGCTTAGGCGATATTGTAGATGAGCTACCTGCCGACTGCTCAAAAATTAAACTAAACGGTAAAACCTATTTTGTATCCCCTGAAGGCATCCACTTTGAGGAAATAAAAGATGATAATAACAATACAGCTTACCGTGTAGTAGGCTTGCCAGACGAGGATGATAATTCAGAACAGCCTTCTAATTAA
- a CDS encoding OmpA family protein, with protein MKTLSFKTAIVGVAMAAAAFINPGCNSLTKTQKGTAIGAGAGGTIGALIGKSAGNTALGAIIGGAVGGTAGAFIGRKMDRQAAEIKQTVPGATVERSGEGILVKFDSGILFDVNQTALKSAAQNNLQNLATTMNNNPETNILVVGHTDNTGSAALNQDLSVRRAESVKSYLTTNGVSGSRLATQGKGFSEPIADNSTEAGRAQNRRVEIVIVANDKLKQEAKQNAG; from the coding sequence ATGAAAACATTGTCATTCAAAACAGCCATTGTGGGCGTAGCTATGGCTGCGGCTGCTTTTATCAATCCAGGCTGTAATTCTTTAACTAAAACACAAAAAGGTACAGCTATTGGTGCTGGTGCCGGTGGTACTATAGGTGCATTAATTGGTAAAAGTGCTGGTAATACAGCTTTAGGTGCTATTATTGGTGGTGCTGTAGGTGGTACAGCTGGTGCATTTATTGGTCGCAAAATGGACCGCCAGGCTGCCGAAATTAAACAAACCGTACCGGGTGCTACTGTAGAACGTAGCGGCGAAGGTATCCTGGTGAAATTTGATTCAGGTATTTTGTTTGATGTGAACCAAACTGCCTTGAAATCAGCAGCACAAAACAATTTACAAAACCTGGCTACTACCATGAACAACAACCCGGAAACCAATATACTGGTTGTAGGCCATACTGATAATACCGGCAGTGCAGCGCTTAATCAAGATTTATCGGTACGCAGAGCTGAATCAGTAAAATCATACCTTACTACTAATGGTGTAAGCGGTTCCCGCTTAGCTACCCAAGGCAAAGGCTTTAGCGAACCTATTGCTGATAACAGCACCGAAGCCGGCCGTGCACAAAACCGCCGTGTGGAAATTGTTATTGTAGCTAACGATAAGCTTAAACAAGAAGCTAAACAAAACGCTGGGTAA